One genomic region from Streptomyces venezuelae encodes:
- a CDS encoding ketoacyl-ACP synthase III family protein translates to MRWDNLYVAGLGAYLPEQVETAAEAIAAGRYDAEEAEANGFRAVRVARADEPGPVQAAHAGRQAVERAGIPHEQYDMVLHGCMGHQGQDFWTPVNYVQNETVGGNGIAVEIRQGSNGGLAGLELAASHLASRPSPAAALVTTGDAFRLPYFDRWGSDSQQAYGDGAGALVLSNQGGFARLRSTATYTDSSLEPIYRGTQGWTDGPFLDGKPVDLHTRKADYLLKEEGAYDRAIRQMTKNASQVLQEALDDADITLSDARFFVHANIAKTIVQFSFYSLLGVKPETTTYDWGLDYGHMGAGDQIIGMNHVAEARNPQPGDFLVTMGVGVGFMWTVAVLEFTGTPAW, encoded by the coding sequence ATGCGCTGGGACAACCTGTACGTCGCCGGACTCGGGGCCTACCTTCCGGAGCAGGTGGAGACCGCCGCCGAGGCCATCGCCGCCGGCCGCTACGACGCGGAGGAGGCGGAGGCCAACGGCTTCCGCGCCGTCCGCGTGGCCCGCGCCGACGAGCCGGGACCGGTCCAGGCCGCGCACGCCGGACGCCAGGCGGTGGAGCGGGCCGGGATACCGCACGAGCAGTACGACATGGTTCTGCACGGCTGCATGGGCCACCAGGGCCAGGACTTCTGGACCCCCGTCAACTACGTCCAGAACGAGACCGTCGGCGGCAACGGCATCGCCGTCGAGATCCGGCAGGGCTCCAACGGCGGCCTCGCCGGCCTGGAGCTCGCCGCCTCGCACCTCGCGAGCCGCCCCTCGCCCGCCGCGGCGCTCGTCACCACCGGCGACGCCTTCCGGCTGCCGTACTTCGACCGCTGGGGCTCCGACAGCCAGCAGGCCTACGGCGACGGCGCCGGCGCCCTCGTCCTCTCCAACCAGGGCGGCTTCGCCCGCCTGAGGTCCACCGCGACCTACACGGACTCCTCCCTGGAGCCCATCTACCGCGGCACGCAGGGCTGGACGGACGGCCCGTTCCTCGACGGCAAGCCGGTCGACCTGCACACCCGCAAGGCCGACTACCTCCTCAAGGAGGAGGGCGCCTACGACCGCGCCATCCGGCAGATGACGAAGAACGCCTCCCAGGTGCTCCAGGAGGCGCTCGACGACGCGGACATCACGCTGTCCGACGCCCGGTTCTTCGTCCACGCGAACATCGCGAAGACGATCGTCCAGTTCTCGTTCTACTCGCTGCTCGGCGTGAAGCCCGAGACCACCACGTACGACTGGGGCCTGGACTACGGACACATGGGCGCCGGTGACCAGATCATCGGCATGAACCACGTGGCGGAGGCCAGGAACCCGCAGCCCGGCGACTTCCTCGTCACCATGGGCGTCGGCGTCGGCTTCATGTGGACCGTCGCCGTCCTGGAGTTCACCGGGACGCCCGCCTGGTGA
- a CDS encoding YrdB family protein gives MLSSLKAFNMLVMFLLELSVYAASIMWALSTTDKLWLKTLLAIGAPAALIAVWALFGSPKATYPVYGGGRVLLEVLWFGSGAAALAASGRQGWAAAFAGIFLVNAGLRFLWNQYPGA, from the coding sequence ATGCTCTCGTCCCTCAAGGCCTTCAACATGCTGGTCATGTTCCTGCTGGAGCTCTCGGTGTACGCCGCGTCCATCATGTGGGCGCTCAGCACGACGGACAAGCTGTGGCTGAAGACGCTCCTCGCGATCGGCGCGCCGGCCGCCCTGATCGCGGTGTGGGCGCTGTTCGGCTCGCCGAAGGCGACGTACCCGGTGTACGGCGGTGGCCGGGTGCTCCTGGAGGTGCTGTGGTTCGGAAGCGGCGCCGCCGCCCTGGCCGCCTCGGGGAGGCAGGGCTGGGCGGCGGCGTTCGCGGGGATCTTCCTGGTCAACGCGGGGCTGCGGTTCCTCTGGAATCAGTACCCGGGGGCGTGA
- a CDS encoding AfsR/SARP family transcriptional regulator, protein MDIKVLGSFEASENGVALLPTAGKPRQILALLALQAGQIVPVPTLMEELWDLEPPRSAQTTLQTYILQLRKRIEAALPPDGPRRAKDVLATRYGGYLLDITPEEVDVHAFERLAAAGRRALDLGDRETGSRLLRQSLAVWRGRALVDVHHGLRLGVEVTRLEESHLCVVESRVEADLALGRHHALLSELAVLTARHPMHENLCALYMTALYRSGQQWRALEAFTALRGCLVEELGVDPSPRLQELQRAILSSDPRLTRLTSRTDLTV, encoded by the coding sequence ATGGACATCAAGGTCCTTGGGTCCTTCGAGGCATCGGAGAACGGGGTCGCGCTCCTGCCGACCGCGGGGAAGCCCCGCCAGATCCTCGCGCTGCTTGCCCTGCAGGCCGGCCAGATAGTGCCGGTGCCCACGCTCATGGAGGAGCTGTGGGACCTGGAGCCGCCGCGGAGCGCGCAGACCACGCTGCAGACGTACATCCTCCAGCTGCGCAAGCGGATCGAGGCGGCGCTGCCGCCGGACGGGCCGCGGCGCGCGAAGGACGTCCTCGCCACCCGGTACGGCGGCTACCTCCTGGACATCACGCCGGAGGAGGTCGACGTCCACGCCTTCGAGCGGCTCGCGGCCGCCGGGCGGCGCGCGCTCGACCTCGGTGACCGGGAGACGGGTTCCCGGCTGCTGCGGCAATCGCTCGCGGTGTGGCGCGGCCGGGCGCTGGTCGACGTGCACCACGGGCTGCGGCTCGGCGTGGAGGTCACCCGGCTCGAGGAGAGCCACCTGTGTGTCGTGGAGTCCCGGGTCGAGGCCGATCTGGCGCTGGGCCGGCACCACGCGCTGCTGAGCGAGCTGGCGGTGCTGACCGCGCGCCACCCGATGCACGAGAACCTCTGCGCCCTGTACATGACGGCGCTCTACCGGTCGGGTCAGCAGTGGCGGGCGCTGGAGGCGTTCACCGCGCTGCGCGGCTGCCTCGTGGAGGAGCTGGGGGTGGATCCCTCGCCGCGGCTCCAGGAGTTGCAGCGGGCGATCCTCAGCTCCGACCCGCGGCTGACCCGCCTCACGTCCCGTACCGATCTGACGGTCTGA
- a CDS encoding HAD-IIIC family phosphatase, whose product MRETRKSPLETLRALRADGTLADNYPSVAPLLAAMVSGGAESDFRRAGNLLVQLDRQAVLTARPETETAVVALTGHSTIGGVRAPLTAEFARHGVLVENRLGDFDAYLRDLCDPTSALHAPDVDLALWILDPQTLTDETGTPWQADDLVRTAERKLAQIEHLATAFTRNATAALVLNTVPLPRSVTHQLIDHESRARAGIAWRDFNCGLLRLALGNPRIHVVDLDPLVAAGVPLDEPRMAAYAKASLGDDLLAGYAREVAHLSRMLRGRTKKVLVVDADNTLWDGILGDDGPDGIAAATTFRGEAFGSFQRAVQQIGSQGILLAISSKNDHEPVVQVLKDHPDMVLRECDFARVNANWQPKDDNLRDIAERLNLGIDSFVFADDSPFECGLVADSLPQVAVVRLDEEPALHIEKLLADGWFDTARLTDEDRARAALYRTESERAELQENSGSLEEYLQGLGVRVRLAEATAGDIDRVAQLSLRANQFNLTTVRLGVEDVTARAGDPGHLVLTIRSGDRFGDNGVVGAVFARRTADGTELHVENMLLSCRVFARGIEQATVASLLAHARATGTRTVHASYRPTAKNRNVRDFWPSMGFATTSTTDDGPRFHHDLADLPTVPAHILLDSSLEGTAS is encoded by the coding sequence GTGCGTGAAACCAGGAAGTCTCCGCTGGAGACACTGCGCGCGCTGCGCGCCGACGGCACGCTCGCCGACAACTACCCGTCCGTCGCCCCCCTCCTCGCCGCCATGGTGTCCGGCGGGGCGGAATCCGACTTCCGGCGGGCCGGCAACCTCCTCGTCCAACTCGACCGGCAGGCAGTCCTCACGGCCCGCCCCGAGACCGAGACCGCGGTCGTCGCCCTCACCGGACACTCCACGATCGGGGGCGTACGAGCCCCGCTGACCGCCGAGTTCGCCCGCCACGGCGTCCTCGTCGAGAACCGGCTCGGCGACTTCGACGCCTACCTCCGCGACCTGTGCGACCCCACGAGCGCCCTGCACGCCCCGGACGTCGACCTCGCCCTGTGGATCCTCGACCCGCAGACCCTCACCGACGAGACGGGCACGCCCTGGCAGGCCGACGACCTCGTACGGACCGCCGAGCGCAAGCTCGCCCAGATCGAGCACCTCGCCACCGCCTTCACCCGGAACGCCACGGCCGCGCTCGTCCTCAACACCGTGCCGCTGCCCCGAAGCGTCACCCACCAGCTCATCGACCACGAGTCCCGCGCCCGTGCCGGCATCGCCTGGCGCGACTTCAACTGCGGACTCCTGCGCCTCGCCCTCGGAAACCCGCGGATCCACGTCGTCGACCTCGACCCGCTCGTCGCCGCCGGCGTCCCGCTCGACGAACCCCGCATGGCCGCCTACGCCAAGGCCAGCCTCGGCGACGACCTGCTCGCCGGCTACGCCCGGGAGGTCGCCCACCTCTCCCGCATGCTGCGCGGCCGGACGAAGAAGGTCCTCGTCGTCGACGCCGACAACACCCTCTGGGACGGGATCCTCGGCGACGACGGCCCGGACGGCATCGCCGCCGCCACCACCTTCCGAGGCGAGGCCTTCGGCTCCTTCCAGCGGGCCGTCCAGCAGATCGGATCCCAGGGCATCCTGCTCGCGATCAGCAGCAAGAACGACCACGAACCGGTCGTCCAGGTCCTCAAGGACCACCCCGACATGGTGCTCCGCGAGTGCGACTTCGCCCGCGTCAACGCCAACTGGCAGCCCAAGGACGACAATCTGCGGGACATCGCCGAGAGGCTCAACCTCGGCATCGACAGCTTCGTCTTCGCCGACGACTCGCCCTTCGAGTGCGGCCTCGTCGCCGACAGCCTCCCGCAGGTCGCCGTCGTCCGCCTCGACGAAGAGCCCGCCCTGCACATCGAGAAGCTGCTCGCCGACGGCTGGTTCGACACGGCCCGCCTCACCGACGAGGACCGGGCCCGGGCCGCCCTCTACCGCACCGAGAGCGAGCGCGCCGAACTCCAGGAGAACTCCGGCTCCCTGGAGGAGTACCTCCAGGGCCTCGGCGTCCGCGTCCGGCTCGCCGAGGCCACCGCAGGGGACATCGACCGCGTCGCGCAACTCTCCCTGCGCGCCAACCAGTTCAACCTCACCACGGTCCGCCTCGGCGTCGAGGACGTGACCGCGCGGGCCGGCGACCCCGGCCACCTCGTCCTCACGATCCGCTCGGGCGACCGATTCGGCGACAACGGCGTCGTCGGAGCCGTCTTCGCCCGCCGCACCGCCGACGGCACCGAACTCCACGTCGAGAACATGCTGCTCTCCTGCCGGGTCTTCGCCCGCGGCATCGAGCAGGCCACCGTCGCGAGCCTCCTCGCCCATGCCAGGGCCACCGGCACCCGCACGGTGCACGCGAGCTACCGGCCGACCGCCAAGAACAGGAACGTCCGGGACTTCTGGCCCTCCATGGGCTTCGCCACCACGTCGACGACGGACGACGGACCCCGCTTCCACCACGACCTGGCGGACCTCCCCACCGTCCCCGCTCACATCCTGCTCGACTCCTCCCTGGAAGGCACCGCGTCATGA
- a CDS encoding acyl carrier protein, which yields MTKEDFIHLVRDELDLPLGADDLSADFDHVVSWDSMHMLRLVSAVERETGTRVPVGRLLADRSLAAIYERVSAA from the coding sequence ATGACCAAAGAGGACTTCATCCACCTGGTGCGCGACGAACTCGACCTGCCCCTCGGGGCCGACGACCTCTCCGCGGACTTCGACCACGTCGTGAGCTGGGACTCGATGCACATGCTGCGGCTCGTCTCCGCCGTCGAGCGCGAGACCGGCACCCGTGTCCCCGTCGGCAGGCTGCTCGCCGATCGCAGCCTCGCCGCCATATACGAGCGCGTCAGCGCCGCGTGA
- a CDS encoding MFS transporter yields MSIDARETARDTRIASPEAPVRPSPVTPKAPAAGKRGLILAVVAVAQLVCVLDSTIANVMLPQLRADLGLSTSGLQWVMNIYILLFGGLMLLGGRLTDVFPRRTMLVTGIGLFTLGSLAAATADSGGMLLAGRGIQGIGAAVLSPAALSILVTTYPEPGERAKALGIWGTVMGVGASLGTLLGGAITDINWRWAFLINLPIGLLLIAAAYAYVPKIARSGSRPPADVLGGTTGTLGLLALVFGIVTAGEDGWTDPIAGAALAAAAVLLTVFVRVESKAKAPLLPLGLLRRRSVATGTIAQLITAGLMLPSFFMLPQYMQLGLGYSPMEVGLAYIPTCLAMLVVSGAVPVLIAKFGPRVPYVIGTVLLAVMLVLMLGAETTSSYWALLLPVTALLGVGLVLCVMTAPVVGTADASDADAGTTSAVLNASSEIGGALALAITATVVGSRLTELTAQGVGTAQAFTEALQRGFLVMFLWVAANVVIGLFGFAGRPATEAAPKS; encoded by the coding sequence ATGAGTATCGACGCCCGGGAAACCGCTCGGGACACCCGGATCGCGTCACCCGAGGCGCCGGTCCGGCCGTCCCCCGTCACACCGAAGGCCCCGGCCGCAGGCAAGCGAGGACTGATCCTCGCCGTCGTCGCCGTCGCCCAGCTCGTCTGTGTGCTCGACTCGACCATCGCCAACGTGATGCTGCCCCAGCTCCGCGCCGACCTCGGTCTCAGCACCTCGGGTCTGCAGTGGGTGATGAACATCTACATCCTGCTCTTCGGCGGCCTGATGCTCCTCGGCGGCCGGCTCACCGACGTCTTCCCCCGCCGCACCATGCTCGTGACCGGCATCGGCCTGTTCACCCTCGGCTCCCTCGCCGCGGCCACCGCCGACAGCGGCGGCATGCTGCTGGCCGGCCGCGGCATCCAGGGCATCGGCGCCGCCGTGCTCTCCCCGGCCGCCCTCTCCATCCTCGTCACGACCTACCCGGAGCCGGGCGAGCGCGCCAAGGCCCTCGGCATCTGGGGCACCGTCATGGGCGTCGGCGCCAGCCTCGGCACCCTGCTCGGCGGCGCGATCACCGACATCAACTGGCGCTGGGCCTTCCTCATCAACCTCCCCATCGGCCTGCTGCTGATCGCCGCCGCGTACGCCTACGTCCCGAAGATCGCCCGCAGCGGCAGCCGCCCGCCGGCCGACGTCCTCGGCGGCACCACCGGCACCCTCGGCCTGCTCGCCCTGGTCTTCGGCATCGTCACCGCAGGCGAGGACGGCTGGACCGACCCGATCGCCGGCGCCGCGCTCGCCGCCGCCGCGGTCCTGCTCACCGTGTTCGTACGGGTGGAGAGCAAGGCCAAGGCGCCGCTGCTGCCCCTCGGCCTGCTGCGCCGCCGCTCCGTCGCCACCGGCACCATCGCCCAGCTGATCACCGCCGGCCTGATGCTGCCCTCCTTCTTCATGCTCCCGCAGTACATGCAGCTCGGCCTCGGCTACAGCCCGATGGAGGTCGGCCTCGCCTACATCCCGACCTGCCTCGCCATGCTCGTCGTCTCCGGCGCCGTACCGGTCCTCATCGCCAAGTTCGGCCCCCGCGTCCCGTACGTCATCGGCACGGTCCTGCTCGCCGTCATGCTGGTCCTGATGCTCGGCGCCGAGACCACCAGCAGCTACTGGGCGCTCCTGCTCCCCGTCACCGCCCTGCTCGGCGTCGGCCTGGTGCTGTGCGTGATGACCGCCCCGGTCGTCGGCACCGCGGACGCCTCGGACGCGGACGCCGGCACCACCTCGGCCGTCCTCAACGCCTCCTCCGAGATCGGCGGCGCCCTCGCCCTCGCGATCACCGCCACCGTCGTCGGCTCCCGCCTCACCGAGCTCACCGCCCAGGGTGTCGGCACCGCCCAGGCCTTCACCGAGGCGCTCCAGCGGGGCTTCCTGGTCATGTTCCTCTGGGTCGCCGCCAACGTGGTCATCGGCCTCTTCGGATTCGCCGGCCGCCCGGCGACCGAGGCCGCGCCGAAGTCCTGA
- the pdhA gene encoding pyruvate dehydrogenase (acetyl-transferring) E1 component subunit alpha translates to MWPGRCPASSSSTSCTTTPWAARRPSPRRPSPPRSSRPPPRRCLRSSSSRASPRARRKSPTYAAAPTEPNESRRPRMTTELVQLLTPEGRRVHHPEYAVDPSAAELRGLHRDMVLARRLDAEAVTLQRQGELALWPSLLGQEAAQIGSARALRPKDHAFPSYREHGVALVRNLDPAHLLSLFRGASNGSWDPAENNFHLYTLVIGSQALHATGYAMGVAKDGADTAVIGYFGDGASSQGDVAEAFTFGAVYDAPIVFFCQNNQWAISEPTERQMRVPLYRRAAGFGFPGVRVDGNDVLACLAVTRAALDHVRTGSGPMLVEAYTYRMGAHTTSDDPTKYRDEAEVEEWRAKDPILRLRRLLEREGHADEDWFAALDEEAETLGRRVREIVRTMPDPDPSVMFENVYADGHALVDEERARFAAYQESFVDAGRSN, encoded by the coding sequence ATCTGGCCCGGACGCTGCCCTGCGTCGAGCTCTTCAACCTCGTGTACGACGACGCCCTGGGCCGCACGGCGGCCCTCCCCGCGGCGCCCCTCGCCCCCGCGGTCCAGCCGCCCACCCCCTCGACGGTGCCTCCGTTCGTCCTCCTCGCGGGCGAGCCCGAGGGCGCGGCGGAAGAGCCCCACATATGCCGCGGCACCGACTGAACCGAACGAGAGCCGGAGACCCCGAATGACCACCGAGCTCGTCCAGCTGCTCACTCCCGAGGGCCGCCGGGTCCACCATCCCGAGTACGCCGTCGACCCCAGCGCGGCGGAACTGCGCGGCCTCCACCGCGACATGGTGCTGGCCCGCCGCCTCGACGCCGAGGCCGTCACCCTGCAACGCCAGGGCGAACTGGCCCTCTGGCCCTCGCTGCTCGGCCAGGAGGCCGCCCAGATCGGCTCCGCCCGCGCCCTGCGGCCCAAGGACCACGCCTTCCCCAGCTACCGCGAGCACGGCGTGGCCCTGGTCAGGAACCTCGACCCGGCCCACCTCCTCTCGCTCTTCCGCGGCGCGAGCAACGGCAGCTGGGACCCGGCCGAGAACAACTTCCACCTCTACACCCTCGTCATCGGTTCGCAGGCGCTGCACGCCACCGGCTACGCGATGGGCGTCGCCAAGGACGGCGCCGACACCGCCGTCATCGGCTACTTCGGCGACGGCGCCTCCAGCCAGGGCGACGTGGCGGAGGCCTTCACCTTCGGCGCGGTCTACGACGCCCCGATCGTGTTCTTCTGCCAGAACAACCAGTGGGCCATCTCCGAGCCCACCGAACGCCAGATGCGCGTCCCGCTCTACCGGCGCGCCGCCGGCTTCGGCTTCCCGGGCGTCCGCGTCGACGGCAACGACGTCCTCGCGTGCCTGGCCGTCACCCGCGCCGCCCTCGACCACGTACGGACCGGTTCCGGGCCGATGCTCGTCGAGGCGTACACGTACCGCATGGGCGCCCACACCACCTCCGACGACCCGACCAAGTACCGCGACGAGGCCGAGGTCGAGGAGTGGCGGGCCAAGGACCCGATCCTGCGGCTCCGCCGGCTCCTGGAGCGCGAGGGCCACGCCGACGAGGACTGGTTCGCCGCCCTCGACGAGGAGGCGGAGACGCTCGGCCGGCGCGTCCGCGAGATCGTCAGGACCATGCCCGATCCCGACCCGTCGGTGATGTTCGAGAACGTGTACGCGGACGGGCACGCGCTCGTCGACGAGGAACGTGCCCGGTTCGCCGCCTACCAGGAGTCCTTCGTGGACGCCGGACGGAGCAACTAG
- a CDS encoding alpha-ketoacid dehydrogenase subunit beta, translated as MVTKSLPLAKALNEALRAALESDPKVLLMGEDIGKLGGVFRVTDGLQKDFGESRVMDSPLAESGIVGTAIGLALRGYRPVVEIQFDGFVFPAYDQIVTQLAKMHARSQGKVRLPVVIRIPYGGGIGAVEHHSESPEALFAHVAGLKIVSPSTPSDAYWMLRQAIRSDDPVIFFEPKRRYWDKGDVDTDLDPGELHEARVAREGTDLTLAAYGPMVKTCLQAAVAAEEEGRSIEVVDLRSVSPIDFDTVQASVEKTGRLVVVHEAPVFFGSGAEIAARITERCFYHLEAPVLRVGGYHAPYPPARLEEEYLPGLDRVLDAVDRSLAY; from the coding sequence ATGGTCACGAAGAGTCTTCCCCTGGCGAAGGCGCTCAACGAGGCCCTCCGCGCCGCGCTGGAGTCCGACCCCAAGGTCCTCCTCATGGGCGAGGACATCGGCAAGCTCGGGGGTGTCTTCCGCGTCACCGACGGCCTGCAGAAGGACTTCGGCGAGAGCCGCGTCATGGACTCGCCGCTCGCCGAGTCCGGCATCGTCGGCACCGCCATCGGCCTGGCCCTGCGCGGCTACCGGCCGGTCGTGGAGATCCAGTTCGACGGCTTCGTCTTCCCCGCGTACGACCAGATCGTCACGCAGCTCGCGAAGATGCACGCCCGCTCGCAGGGCAAGGTGCGCCTGCCCGTCGTCATCCGCATCCCGTACGGCGGCGGCATCGGTGCGGTCGAGCACCACTCGGAGTCCCCCGAGGCGCTCTTCGCGCACGTCGCGGGCCTGAAGATCGTGTCGCCCTCGACCCCGTCCGACGCGTACTGGATGCTCCGGCAGGCCATCCGGAGCGACGACCCGGTCATCTTCTTCGAGCCCAAGCGCCGCTACTGGGACAAGGGCGACGTCGACACGGATCTCGACCCCGGCGAGCTCCACGAGGCGCGGGTCGCCCGCGAGGGCACGGACCTCACCCTCGCCGCCTACGGACCGATGGTGAAGACCTGCCTCCAGGCCGCCGTCGCGGCCGAGGAGGAGGGCAGATCGATCGAGGTCGTGGACCTCCGCTCGGTCTCCCCGATCGACTTCGACACCGTCCAGGCCTCGGTCGAGAAGACCGGCCGCCTGGTCGTCGTCCACGAGGCCCCCGTCTTCTTCGGCTCGGGCGCGGAGATCGCCGCCCGGATCACCGAGCGCTGCTTCTACCACCTGGAGGCCCCCGTCCTGCGGGTCGGCGGCTACCACGCGCCGTACCCGCCGGCGCGCCTGGAGGAGGAGTACCTGCCGGGTCTCGACAGGGTGCTCGACGCCGTCGACCGCTCGTTGGCGTACTAA
- a CDS encoding dihydrolipoamide acetyltransferase family protein — translation MAIREFRMPDVGEGLTEADILTWYVKPGDPVVDGQVVCEIETAKAAVELPVPFDGVVREIGFPEGATVDVGAVIISVDTAGAAGPQDRAVAAAPAVTAAAAVGADAPARPERRPVLVGYGVVESSAKRRPRKTAGGTAPGSRGPAAGPRPLAKPPVRKLAKDLGVDLTAVRPSGGGGTITRADVHAAAVVDIGTREIVERPAPTPAPAPAAVVPDARETRTPIKGVRKATAAAMVGSAFTAPHVTEFVTFDITRTMKLVEELKSDKDMAGLRVNPLLLIAKAVLVAVKRNPEINAAWDEAAQEIVLKHYVNLGIAAATPRGLIVPNIKDAHAQTLPELSKSLSQLVATAREGRTTPAAMQGGTFTITNVGVFGVDTGTPILNPGESAILAIGAIKLQPWVHKGKVKPRQVTTLALSFDHRLVDGELGSKFLADIAAVLEQPKRLVTWA, via the coding sequence ATGGCGATTCGCGAATTCAGGATGCCCGACGTGGGGGAGGGGCTCACCGAGGCCGACATCCTCACCTGGTACGTCAAGCCCGGCGACCCCGTCGTCGACGGGCAGGTCGTGTGCGAGATCGAGACGGCGAAGGCGGCGGTGGAACTCCCCGTCCCCTTCGACGGGGTCGTCCGGGAGATCGGCTTTCCCGAGGGCGCGACGGTCGACGTCGGCGCCGTGATCATCTCGGTCGACACGGCGGGCGCGGCAGGCCCGCAGGACCGGGCCGTGGCAGCGGCACCGGCCGTCACGGCCGCCGCAGCCGTCGGCGCCGACGCTCCGGCGCGGCCGGAACGCCGGCCCGTCCTCGTCGGCTACGGCGTCGTGGAGTCCTCCGCGAAGCGCCGCCCCCGCAAGACCGCCGGCGGCACGGCCCCCGGCAGCCGCGGGCCCGCCGCAGGACCGCGCCCGCTGGCCAAGCCGCCGGTGCGCAAGCTGGCCAAGGACCTCGGGGTCGACCTGACGGCCGTGCGCCCCTCCGGCGGGGGAGGCACGATCACGCGCGCCGACGTGCACGCCGCCGCCGTGGTCGACATCGGCACCCGCGAGATCGTGGAGCGACCGGCCCCGACGCCGGCCCCTGCTCCTGCCGCGGTGGTGCCGGACGCCCGGGAGACCCGTACCCCCATCAAGGGTGTGCGGAAGGCGACGGCGGCGGCGATGGTGGGTTCGGCGTTCACCGCGCCGCACGTCACCGAGTTCGTGACCTTCGACATCACGCGCACGATGAAGCTGGTCGAGGAGCTGAAGTCCGACAAGGACATGGCGGGCCTGCGGGTCAACCCGCTGCTCCTCATCGCCAAGGCCGTGCTGGTCGCGGTGAAGCGGAACCCGGAGATCAACGCGGCCTGGGACGAGGCGGCGCAGGAGATCGTCCTCAAGCACTACGTGAACCTGGGCATCGCCGCGGCCACCCCGCGCGGTCTGATCGTGCCGAACATCAAGGACGCGCACGCACAGACCCTGCCCGAGCTCTCGAAGTCCCTGAGCCAGCTCGTCGCCACCGCCCGCGAGGGCAGGACCACGCCGGCGGCGATGCAGGGCGGCACTTTCACCATCACCAACGTCGGCGTCTTCGGCGTCGACACCGGTACGCCGATCCTGAACCCCGGCGAGTCCGCGATCCTCGCGATCGGTGCGATCAAGCTCCAGCCGTGGGTCCACAAGGGCAAGGTGAAGCCCCGCCAGGTCACCACGCTGGCCCTCTCCTTCGACCACCGGCTCGTCGACGGCGAGCTCGGCTCCAAGTTCCTGGCGGACATCGCCGCGGTCCTGGAGCAGCCGAAGCGCCTCGTCACCTGGGCCTGA
- a CDS encoding nuclear transport factor 2 family protein, with protein MTLPVNQLSDPAVRAFVTALNANDQAALTEAMTPDVTMSDDGSDRDVHQWLDREVFGSRGHMDVESESDGGRGLVADYRNDTWGAMRTKWLFTVDGGKISRFETGQA; from the coding sequence ATGACGCTCCCCGTGAACCAGCTCAGCGACCCCGCCGTGCGCGCCTTCGTCACGGCCCTCAACGCCAACGACCAGGCGGCCCTGACCGAGGCCATGACCCCCGACGTGACCATGTCCGACGACGGTTCCGACCGCGATGTCCACCAGTGGCTCGACCGGGAGGTCTTCGGCTCGCGCGGGCACATGGACGTCGAGTCCGAGTCGGACGGCGGGCGCGGTCTCGTCGCCGACTACCGCAACGACACCTGGGGCGCGATGCGCACCAAGTGGCTGTTCACCGTCGACGGCGGGAAGATCTCCCGCTTCGAGACCGGCCAGGCGTAA
- a CDS encoding SDR family oxidoreductase, producing MGHASRVRCAPMSIAVVTGAGSGIGRSVALALAAAGWSVALAGRRAAALEETAAASPAGDFLVVPTDVTSADEVAALFAAVRERYGRVDLLFNNAGTFAGGGVPVEDLDPETWRAVVDVNLTGAFLCAQAAFRAMKEQEPQGGRIINNGSISAHVPRPHSIAYTATKHAMTGLTKSLSLDGRPYRIACGQLDIGNAATEMTARMQSGILQANGQLAAEPVMDAADVAATVVHMAALPLEANVQFATVMATSMPYIGRG from the coding sequence ATGGGGCACGCGTCTCGCGTACGCTGCGCGCCCATGAGCATCGCAGTGGTGACGGGAGCGGGATCGGGCATCGGCCGGAGTGTGGCCCTCGCCCTGGCGGCGGCCGGCTGGTCGGTGGCCCTGGCGGGGCGCCGGGCGGCCGCCCTGGAGGAGACGGCGGCGGCCTCGCCGGCCGGGGACTTCCTGGTCGTCCCCACGGACGTCACCTCGGCGGACGAGGTGGCGGCCCTCTTCGCGGCGGTACGCGAGCGCTACGGCCGCGTCGACCTGCTCTTCAACAACGCCGGTACGTTCGCGGGCGGCGGCGTCCCCGTCGAGGACCTGGATCCGGAGACCTGGCGCGCGGTCGTCGACGTCAACCTCACGGGCGCGTTCCTCTGCGCGCAGGCGGCCTTCCGGGCCATGAAGGAGCAGGAGCCGCAGGGCGGGCGCATCATCAACAACGGATCGATCTCGGCGCACGTGCCGCGCCCGCACTCGATCGCGTACACGGCGACGAAGCACGCCATGACGGGCCTGACGAAGTCGCTGTCGCTCGACGGGCGCCCGTACCGGATCGCCTGCGGTCAGCTCGACATCGGCAACGCGGCGACCGAGATGACGGCCCGCATGCAGAGCGGGATCCTCCAGGCCAACGGGCAGCTGGCGGCGGAGCCGGTGATGGACGCGGCGGACGTGGCGGCGACGGTCGTGCACATGGCGGCGCTGCCGCTGGAGGCGAACGTCCAGTTCGCGACGGTCATGGCGACGTCCATGCCGTACATCGGCCGGGGCTAG